cacacacacgccgtcGCTTTCGCCCATCGTCCGAGTAGTGTCTACCTGAAAACGCACCACAAACACGTCAGAGGTGGGGTATGTTGAGAGGTGCGCAGACGCGGTCTCTTTCTCCGTCGTCTTACTGGATCTTGGTGCGCAGCACATAGTTGAGGATTCCACCGTTTTCGACGTACTTCACCTCCACCTCAGTATCAatgcgcagcgtcgtcgtgAAGGTCTTGCCGTTGTCGCACTTCACGACGATGTCCTGGAGCGGGCGCAGCTCCCCGGAGAAGTTCATCGAGAAGTGCTCCTTGCCGGTCAGGCCAAGGGAGGTGGCATTTTCGCCGTCCTTGAACTGCAGCGGAATGACGCCCATGCCGACCAGGTTCGATCGGTGAATGCGCTCGAAGCTCTCCGCGATGACGGCCTTCACACCCTGCAGGAACGGCCCCTTGGCAGCCCAATCGCGCgacgagccgctgccgtacTCCTTACCAGCCAGAATGATCGTCGGCACGCCGGCTGCCTTGTAACTCATGGCCGCGTCGAAGATGAACATCTTTTCGCCGGTCGGGTGGTACAACGTGTACGGGCCCGTCTGACCATCGCCGACGAGGCGGTTGGCGAGACGCGTGTTGGCGAAGGTGCCACGCACCATCACCTCGTCGTTTCCGCGGCGCGAGCCGTACGTGTTGAAGTCCTTCCGCTCCACCCCACGCTCCATGAGAAacttcgccgccggcgagtcCTTGGCTATGTTGCCGGCCGGCGAGATGTGGTCCGTCGTGATGGAGTCGCCGAAGATGGCAAGGCAGGCGGCGTTCTCGATGCTCTTCGCACCGGGTGGGTCGAGGGTCATGTCGTCAAAGTACGGCGGGCTGTGAATGTATAACGACTTCGGGTCCCACTTGTAGAACTCGCCATTCTCCACCTGAAGCTCGTTCCATTGCTTGTTCATGGTCGTGATGTTGGAGTACACCTCCTTGAACAGGTCCGGCGTCACGTACTTgttcaccaccgccacaatTTCCTCGTTGCTTGGCCAAATGTCGCGCAGGTACACGCCGTTCGCGATCGGCTCCTTGGCGAAGTCGATATTCGCGCGTCCGGCGAGCGCGAAGGCAACgacgagcggcggcgatgccaaGTAGTTGGCAGCCGTTAGCGGGTGAATGCGGGACTCAAAGTTGCGGTTGCCGGagagcaccgctgcggcaacAAAATTGTTGTCCGTGATGCACTTGGACACCTCCGGCGCGATATCGCCTGAGTTGCCGATGCACGTCATGCAGCCGTAGCCTGTCGTGTTGAAGCCGAGGGCCTCGAGGCTCTTCTGCAGGCCGGCGTTCTCGAGGTACTTGGTCACCACGTGCGAGCCCGGCGAGAGAGATGTCTTGATGCCCGGCGGCACCCTCAAGCCCTTTTCCAGGGCCTTCCGTGCCAACAAACCCGCCGCGACGAGCACGGTGGGGTTCGAGGTGTTCGTGCAGGAGGTGATAGCCGCGATcacgacgctgccgtgctccATCGTCGCCTCCTGGCCGTTGACGGTGTACTTGACCTTCTTCTTGTGCTCCCCTTCCGGGATGCCAAAGCCCTTGAAGCCAGACTTGGCCGACATGCAAGCCTTGAAGTCCTTCGACACATCCGTCAGAGGCACGTTGTCTTGAGGGCGCTTCGGGCCGGCGACGCACGGCACCACTGTGGAGAGGTCAAGCTCCAGGTGCTGCGAGTAGTCGATCTGCTCGTTGCCGGTGCGGAAGAGCCCGACAGCCTTGACGTAGCTCTCAATGCGGGCCACGTGCTCGGCAGAGCGGTTCGTGTTCTTGAGGTATTCGATCGTCTCGTTGTCGATGGGGAAGTAGCCAGTAGTGGCGCCGTACTCTGGAGCCATGTTGGCCAGCGTAGCACGGTCAGCGACTGAGAGCGCGTCGACACCAGGGCCGTAGAACTCGACAAACTTGCCTACCACACCGAGCTTGCGGAGGTTCTTCACGACAGTAAGAACGAGATCGGTTGCCGTGCACCCCTCCTGCAGCTTGCCAGTGAACTTATAGCCAACGACCTGCGGCAGAACCATGGAGAGGGACTGGCCGAGCATGCCGGCTTCGGCTTCGATGCCACCAACACCCCAGCCCACGACGCCCAGACCATTGACCATCGTCGTGTGCGAGTCGGTTCCGACAACGGAGTCCGGGTATAGCATCCCATCCGCGTTAAACACGACGTGAGCGAGGTACTCGAGGTTCACCTGGTGCACAATGCCGGAGCCGGGCGGGACAATCAGAAGGTTGTCGAACGCCCTCGAGCCCCACTTGAGGAACTCGAAGCGCTCGCGGTTGCGTTGCATCTCAATTCTCTGGTTttgcgccaccgcgtcctGCACGCCAGCGCAGTCCACCTGCACGGAGTGATCCACTACGAGGTCGACGGGAATCTGCGGGTTGATGCGGTTCGGGTCACCGCCAAGGCGCTTCATCGCATCACGCATAGCCGCTAGGTCCACGACGCACGGCACGCCGGTGAAgtcctgcagcaccacgcgAGCTGGCTTGAACGGGATCTCGATTCCCTTCGTGCAGTTGTTCTTCCAGTCAAAGATGCTCTCTACTGTCTTCGAGGTCACATCGAACTCATCACAGTTGCGCACCGCGGACTCTAGCAGAACACGAATGGAGAAGGGGAGGTTGTTGTACTTTGCGCTGATCTCGTTGATCTTGTAGTACttagcgctgccgccgtcgaccTGCAGAGACGCCAGGAACTTGGCATTGAAGGGGTTTGGACTAGCGCCCTTCTTGGCCAGCTGCAAGCCAGTGCGGAGCATCTTTCTTAGGCAAAGAGAGAACGAAGAGATGAGATAGCTCCTGTACGGATAATGCGATGGACTCCTAGCCGGGAACGACAGCTAcaagagcagcgacacaGTAAAGGGCAGAAACGGAAAAAAGCGGTGTCCCAGGTATAGCCGAACCGCCTTCttcctttgttttgtttttcgttcgtttttttcgctgtgcgtgtgtgtgtgtgtgtgtgtgtgtgtgtgtgcgtgtcgttGCCTGTATGTAGGTGCGTACTTTgacgtggaggaggggaggggaggggatgggagggggaggggtgtgtACGCGTCTGTGCGGAGGATCCACGACGACGCAGGCAGTGACGCGGGCTTGGTGCTGTTGTTGCCGTTTCGTTCTGTATCGACAAAACACGTAAAAGAGAAGTGAAGGCACCGGGAAAGCAACGCGTCGAGCGAAGGAGAAAATGAAAAGAAAAATGGTTGAGAGTAAGAGTaagggagagaagcagaaACGTGCGCTGGCAATGGTGAGGCGTGTTGTTGTCCCGGCGCCAGttctgtgcgtctgtgcggaTGTGGCTCTCTGTAtatctctgtctctgtgtgtgtggaggaggagggggattGATTGTcggtgcgagagagaaagagagacacacagcgGGCAGGGTGCGTTTCGACTTCAACGTTTTATCTTCCTTAAATGCAGTGAGAAACAGAGAGGTGGGAGTGGTGGGAGGGCGTGAACAACACTGGCAACCTACGGTCACACGTGTGGATGGGCGGGGGTATGAGGGAGCGCGAttgtgtgttggtgtgcgTACTCAGCACCATCGAAACACACCGGGCATGCGttcacagagagagagagaggatcACACGACGAggcagaaagaggaagaaggagagTAGCCGGTGTGTGGAGAAGGAAACGAACTACGAGAATCGAGTCAAGAAGCAACAGAGCCGAGTGCCCTTGTCGCCAAAAGCAGGTGTGGTGCGACGGTATGCAGAACATGACAGTCACGGTCCGTTGGAGCGTCGACCTGCGATCATACTATCTGTGAGGTGCGGTCACTCGTCGCTCCAGGGACTTGAAACCGGGAAGGCAGATATCCGGTGGCGCGCATCAAGTTTCTCTGTCTTCAGTGTCAAGCCTACTTTCTGCAGCACCGACTTAATCAGTGGCCATCTACTAAAGGAGAAGGCCCGCATGCTCacgccacggcagccgcctgCACCTAGTTGCCGTGGCTATCGTTTGGTTGCTCCTGTATGGGGGAGGctccctcttctttgctTCTTCGTCTATTCTACGCGGATGCGTCCGAGTCaatgagggggaggggaaaggggctGATGGCTCGCATGGGACCTCGACAGTAAGCAGCTGGCCACGTGTCTTTCTTTCTTACGCTCGAATACGCGCTGGTCCGCCGctccgctttttttttgcttctgcctccgcacaccgccgccttcctgcAACTGCACTACACTGCACTAACCGTTCAGCTCGGCTTCTCCTCCATTCctgagcacacgcacatccacgctcacgcgcatgcaggtaagcgcgcgccttcgccaTGGTGGCCGGTAGAGCAAGTAaggcaacgaaaaaaaaaaaaaacagagagcgCTGCGACCGCGGTAGTGTCGAAGGGCGGAGGGAGAGTGGGAGCAGCAAGCTACGAAAGATATAAACAAAACACAGAGGTACATCACACGTAATGGTGCAGTGTAGAGAaacgctggaggaggcagaAAGAAGTGACGACACCATTCCTCCCCGGAGCACTCAACGCTAAGTGACAGCTCCCTCACCGAGCTGCGCTCCGCGGCTTGCCCTCACGCAGCTGGTGGTGCAGCGACTCCAGCTGACTGCCGTACAGCTTCACCATCTCcgtgctccgccgccgctccgctgCGAGCTCCCGCTCTGCCTTCTGGAGCGCCGCTTCGTACCGCAGTCGCACACGGgtggcctcctcgccgtAGCTCTCCACCTGCGCAAGCAGAGCAGCCTCCTTGTGCTGATGCTCTCTCAGCGCCTTGCGCAGGCGCGACACCTCTTCGGGCGGCGACGTGGTGGCTGGCGCAACGGGGACGGCAAGGCTGGCAACGATACCAGTCGACGCGGCTTGGGCAGCACCGCAGAGACGTATGTTCTCCTCTCGAAGACGGGCCGCCTGGCGCCGGGTGTAGCGCAGCTCCTCTTGCAACTGCTCGACCGTGcgcaccagctcctccacTTGGTCCAGAGCctcgcgtcgctgctgcgtctgccgCGACATCTCGTCCTCCCAGTGTCGCTCCGCCGTGCGCAGTCGATCACGCCAATATCCCTCAATCGACTGCAGCTTCCGAGTCATCTCCGCCTGACTCACTGCGGCTGCACTTGCCATGAGCGGACCCGATGTGGTGGCAATCGAGTTCCCCCTCGCTTCCGTTGCCGCGTCACCGCTCGACGTCCGCAGTGGGCAAGTAGTTGCACTCAGAACTCCCATCGCCGGCGCCCGTGCAACAGCCTCCAACTTGGCGGTCAGTTCCCGGTTCTCCTCTCGCAGGGTATCCAACGCGGCCTGGAACTGCGCTCGACGCTTTCGCTCGTCGGCCTTGTACCTCTGTACCAACTCCGCCGCCCgtgcctccgctgccgccacggcctgctgctccgtgaTACGCACCTGCTGATCGGCGGTCTCCAACCtcgcgtgcagcgccgccacctcacGCTCGTGCGTGTCCATCTCCTGTCGCTCCACGACAGCCCCCCAGTACGGATCTAGGTGCACCGGATGCGGGCGTGATAGCGACGGGGAAGAcgatgccgcggctgctACGGAagccgcctcttctccagCAACGCCTTCCCGCGACGGAATTGGTTGAGCTCCAGCAACGTCCGGAAGAACGTCCACGTGTACCACCATCAATGGGCCGAGCCCTGCAAAAAGCGGCCCGTCGAGGTAATCAGTGCTGcccggcggcgaagaggtATGGCCACCCTCCTTCATGTGCAGCATCTTGACagagcggtgcggcggtggtggggagcctgGAACAGCACACGAGCTGGAGGctgaagacgacgacgacggcggagagGATACAGAGGATCTCGGAGACGCGgtgcgcgacggtggcgagcGTGCAGTGCGCCCCCTCGGAGAGCATGACGTCGGCGCCTTCTTTTCTCGCTTTTTGTGGTGCGAGCTCGTGGTGGGGAGGCGAGTAtgtgcggcatcgccgctgtggTTGGTGGAGcgcggccgcgacgacggccgcGACGCTGCTTCCATCTTGGCGTTGACGACGAATGACCTGGCACCTGAAGGTGCGTTGTCgtcggcctcctccttgcgACCGTCTGCCAAAGACGTCTGCGACCGGGTGTAGCTTGCTTCGTCGGGAGGTAGGGCGGTGACGAGCGGTGCGCGATACGCGCTCACTGGGCCCCCGCTCTTGCTGCTCCcaaccgccgctgcagaaggcgagaagaggcggaggcggttgTCCAGCACACGTGGCGATGAGGTCTGAACGATACCCATGTCTTCCAAGGTATCGTCCTCTAGTGtccatcgccgctgcagcaccactcGTTGCGAATGGCTTGGGTTGCTGCCAAGGCTGTCACTGCGAATGTCTGTGCTCCTGCAACCTTCATCCATGCGACTCCGGTAAGCGTCGGCATCATCTTGATCCTCTGTAAACACCCACACCGCAGGTGAGTGAGACCGCGCCGTCAAGGAAGACGCAGAGGTTGCAGTCGCCAATGCGGCCGAGGCTGGTGGCCTGCTCGTCGCTGGCGCGTTTACACTTCGACGTTTCAGCGACGAGTCACACGACTCTTCGGCGTAGCTGGACGAGGAGAGCCTAAAGGCTTTCCCTGCTTTCATGGCCAACCTTCCACCATCGTCGCCATGTTCACCGTCTTCTTCATCGAAACTATAATCGCTCTCCGCCTGAAGCGCCGCAGAGGCTTTCGGAACGTGGGCGCGGTGTGTAACAACGGCATCGCGCCAGCGAGGCCCCGCACGTCGACCCTCCGACATGTGCGCTCGTGACTACCGATGATCTCTCAAAAAGGAAAAgtgaagagaagagggagagtgcACGCGACACCCTCAGGTAGGCCTCTTCAGCAAagcacggcagaggagggagggacgaAGCGAAAGCATCGATGCATTCCATCACATGCTCCCAGACGCTTCCTGGCGGCCGCGTGTCCGATTTCCCTGGAAGAGTACAACGATCTTGCTatcccaccccacccacccaccccactcAAAACCTCAATACCGCTCACTCTAGCAAGGCTGTGAATGAGAATTCGGTTGTTTCCAAGGCATCATCGTCATCTAGCACGACGCACGAATTGATGAACTtgtgtgccccccccctttccttcgccgtcgcccaaGAAAGTGGGGATCCCTGCCGTGGTGAATGAgttgggggaagggggcggtgGGAGCAGACGCGTACGATAAATGAGTTCCCCGAGATCTGAAAACAAGAACGAAATCGGGCAAAGAGAAGGCAAATGGTGAGTGAGACATGTCGTGGGAAGGACAGAGAGTCCGTTGactccgtcgtcgtcatcacATCGTTTTTTCggtcttccctcccccctcatcTCTTTCGTTCCTGTCAAAAACTTCCAGACAAGAGCAACAGCGAAAAAATGaaaagagcagcagagcatCTACGCCCATTCGTACACACCCCCATGTGTGCGTAAGGCAGAAAAGGACGACCACGTTTTGGCCGCCCTACAGAAAAAGAGCTTCGGCCGCCGATGGATGCGGTCGAAGCTCGATGCGCGTCGATTTGTGGGTGGGTGTCgcggaggaaggggagggaagagggcgcaggggggagaagatctcgcctcctccctaTGTGCCGGTGGGTATGCTTCTTCTCTCCTACTTCAAAGTGCGCCTCGCCTGTCTCCTCCCAAAGGCAGGAGACAGGCGACTACACACAAATGGCGtagggaggcggcggacggAGCGCTCTAGCGCTGTGGGCAAgggcgcacgtgtgcgcttgtgcgtcACAAGGGAAACGGCCCGGTGCCGCAGAAGCGCCTCGCTGTTCCTCACCAAAGCCAgattcacacacacatacacgcatacatgtacatacgcacacgtttttttttcattgttgctgttgttAGTGAGGTAGACAGCAACGAGCGAGAAAGAtgggaagaagaaaaaagagggagcCGAAGAACATGAGACATGCGTGGAAGAtagcaggaggagggaggcgaggagaggaTAGTGGCAtggcgctggcgagcgcGCTACGaacccctccctctgtgcgCATGTACCTATCGACACATGAACAGCCCGGTTCGCAGCCCTGTCTATGAACGGAAGAAGCG
The window above is part of the Leishmania donovani BPK282A1 complete genome, chromosome 18 genome. Proteins encoded here:
- a CDS encoding aconitase, putative; translated protein: MLRTGLQLAKKGASPNPFNAKFLASLQVDGGSAKYYKINEISAKYNNLPFSIRVLLESAVRNCDEFDVTSKTVESIFDWKNNCTKGIEIPFKPARVVLQDFTGVPCVVDLAAMRDAMKRLGGDPNRINPQIPVDLVVDHSVQVDCAGVQDAVAQNQRIEMQRNRERFEFLKWGSRAFDNLLIVPPGSGIVHQVNLEYLAHVVFNADGMLYPDSVVGTDSHTTMVNGLGVVGWGVGGIEAEAGMLGQSLSMVLPQVVGYKFTGKLQEGCTATDLVLTVVKNLRKLGVVGKFVEFYGPGVDALSVADRATLANMAPEYGATTGYFPIDNETIEYLKNTNRSAEHVARIESYVKAVGLFRTGNEQIDYSQHLELDLSTVVPCVAGPKRPQDNVPLTDVSKDFKACMSAKSGFKGFGIPEGEHKKKVKYTVNGQEATMEHGSVVIAAITSCTNTSNPTVLVAAGLLARKALEKGLRVPPGIKTSLSPGSHVVTKYLENAGLQKSLEALGFNTTGYGCMTCIGNSGDIAPEVSKCITDNNFVAAAVLSGNRNFESRIHPLTAANYLASPPLVVAFALAGRANIDFAKEPIANGVYLRDIWPSNEEIVAVVNKYVTPDLFKEVYSNITTMNKQWNELQVENGEFYKWDPKSLYIHSPPYFDDMTLDPPGAKSIENAACLAIFGDSITTDHISPAGNIAKDSPAAKFLMERGVERKDFNTYGSRRGNDEVMVRGTFANTRLANRLVGDGQTGPYTLYHPTGEKMFIFDAAMSYKAAGVPTIILAGKEYGSGSSRDWAAKGPFLQGVKAVIAESFERIHRSNLVGMGVIPLQFKDGENATSLGLTGKEHFSMNFSGELRPLQDIVVKCDNGKTFTTTLRIDTEVEVKYVENGGILNYVLRTKIQ